In Arachis hypogaea cultivar Tifrunner chromosome 7, arahy.Tifrunner.gnm2.J5K5, whole genome shotgun sequence, the genomic window GATAACGCAAGAACTACGCCATAGGGTGCAAAACCTGGAGTGCCAACTAGCGGATCAGGAGCATCATCAGCAAACTTCCGACCCCGACTACTCCCAATCTCCCGAAAGTCTAGGAAGAACCTCCCACCGAAGCAGTCGCTCCCGGCGTGCTCTCGCCTCAAGATCGGAATCTGAAAGTAGTCGAAAAGATCAGGAACACCCAAGAAGACGACATGACACAATCATCTATGCCTGAGGTAAGGGGACGCGCGCCACGAGGCAAGATCGCAAAAGCGGCGAAGAGAGATCTAAGGGAACACGGCGACCCGTGATAATGGGTGCCACCCTATTCCATCGTTCCATCCTCAAGGTCCGGTTGCCAAAGCACTTTGACAGACCAACAGACATAAGGTATGACGGAACCCAAGACCCACAGGAGCACCTCACgaccttcgaggccaggatgaacctggaggGAGTAGGAGACGAAGTAAGATGCCGCACCTTCCCGGTCACCCTAGCAGGGCCTACAATACGGTGGTCCAACAGCCTCCCACAGGGCTCGGTGGCCGGCTTCTCGGATATTAGCCATGCCTTCCTAGCACAATTCACCACCAGAATCGCGAAGGCAAAACACCCGATCAATTTGCTCGGTATGACTCAGAGGACCGGTGAGCTGACCAGGAAGTATCTAGACCGATTCAATGATGAGTGCTTGGAGATCGAGGGGTTAACTAATTCGGTGGCTAGCCTCTGTCTGACGAACGGGCTCCTTAACAAGGACTTTAGAAAGCACCTCACCACAAAGCTGGTCTGGACGATGCAAGAGATCCAAACTGTAGCCAGAGAATACATTAACGATGAGAAAGTCAGTGATGTTGTGGCTGTCAACAAGCGGTAGCACTCTTACAATCAACCCAGGCAACACGGTAACGGAAAAAGGCAGAAGGAGCACGCCAGAGACGGCGGTCCGAGCAAGACACCCAGACTGTTTCCTCGTGTCAGAAAATTCATCAATTACACTCCCCTCACCATTCCCATCATAGAAGTTTACTAGCAGATAGCCAAGAAGGGAATCTTGTGAAAGCCCCGACCTCTGAAGGACCGAACCGGGGGGAACAAGAGCCTCTACTGTGATTACCATAAGGGCTACGAACACAAGACACAGGACTGCTTCGACCTGAAGGATGCACCGGAACAAGCAATCAGGGCCGGAAAACTAGCCAAATTCTCCCACCTTATTAGGGAGCCGAGGAGACGAAATTGCGACCACAATGGAGAAGACAAGACCCGAACGGTGAAGCAACGACAGGAGCCAGAGGATAACTACCACGGCCTTACCATGGGAAATGTAGTAACCGCAAGAAACACGGCTCCAAGGTCGAGATCGACGCACAAGAAAGATGCCAAAGTCCTGGCGGTCTCCTCCTCATCTGCGCGAAGCTCCAAAAGGCTTCCATCCATCTCTTTCGGTTCGGAAGACCAGTGGTTCGACGAGGTCCTGGAAAGccctcccatggtcatcacgaCCAGGGTTGGAACTGACCTCGTCAAACGAATCCTTGTGGATACGGGGGCAGACTCGAATATTATGTTCCGAAACGTGCTCGATGCATTGGGATTATGGGATGCCGACCTAACGACTCACTAGCACAGTGTCGTAGGGCTAGGCAACCACTTCATCAAGCTGGACGGGATAATCTCCCTACTGATCTCCGTAGGATAAGGACAGGGGCAAATATCGATAATGGCTGAGTTCATAGTTCTATGGAACTCCACAACCTACAACATCATCCTAGGGAGGAGAACCATAACGATGTTGGGGCAGCATTCAGTACGAAGCTGCTAGTGATGAAGTTTGTCGCTGATGACGGATCTGTAGGATCCATAAAAGGAGATTTGGAAATGGCAGACGCTTGCGACAACGCCAGCGTCTCCTTgagaaaaaaaatctaaagaaGCATCAGGGGTGTTCCTCGCCGACCTAGATGCTAGAGTCGGCACAAGCCCAGACCCGAACCAGAGGGGGACCTGGAAACGTTTAGGGTCAAGGACACGGAGGAGAAGTTCACGTTTGTAAATAGAAACCTCCCACATGAATTGAAAGAGCCTTTGGTATAAATGATCAGggccaatggcaatttattttcTTGGACGCCAGCCGATATGCCAGGTATAGATCCCCAACTCATGTCACACCACTTGGCCGTCAAGCTGGAAGCCCGACCAGTAGCTCAAAAGAGAAGGAAGATGTCACAGGAAAAAGCAGAagaggtggccaggcagacggccaACCTCCTAGAAACAGGTTTTATCTAAGAACTAGACTACTTGACCTGGCTGTCAAATGTAGTTCGGGTAAAAAAGAACAATGGGAGATTAAGGTTGTGTGTGGACTACTCCGATCTTAAcaaagcatgtcccaaggactGCTACCACCTTCCCAACATTGATGCACTTGTCGATGCGGCAGCGAggtaccggtatctgagctttATGGATGCCTATTCCTGCTATAATCAGATACTGATGCACCGGCCTGACGAGGATAAAATAGCGTTCATAACACTGGGAGGAATCTATTGCTACAAGATGATGTCATTTGGCCTGAAAAATATGGGGGCCACGTTccagaggctgatgaacaagatattcagtGATCTCATAGGCAAGAAGGTGGAAGTCTATGTAGATGACATCCTTGCAAAGACCACCCAGCCTAATGAGCTCCTAAGCAACTTGGGGAATGTGTTCGCGTCCCTCcggcaacacggcatgaggctcaacccgctcaagtgcgcctttgccatggaggccggaaagttcCTAGGATTTATGATAACCCAAAGGGGGGGTGGAAGCCAACCCCGAAAAGAGCCAAGCGATACTCCAAATGAAGAGCCCGGGTTGTGTCAAAGACGTCCAGAGGCTGGCAGGAAGGCTCACCGCGCTATCCCGCTTCCTCGGAGCGTAGGCAGCAAAAGCCCTGCCCTTCTTCAATCCAGTGAAGAAGGGGATAGCGTTTGAATGGACTCTTGCGTGCGAGGATGCGTTCAATCACTTCAAAGAGATCCTGGCAGCACCCCCGGTACTTGGGAAGCCCAAGGTCAGAAAAACACTCTACTTGTACCTGGCCATAACGGAGAAAGCGCTTGCAGTGGTTTTGGTGCGAAAAGAAGGAAAGGCTCAACAGCCAATTTACTTTCTGAGTAGAGCACTGCAAGGAGTAGAACTGAGGTATAGCAAATTGGAGAAGCTGGCACTGGTACTCTTGACCTCTTCCCGTAGATTAAGGCAATACTTCTAGGGCCACCAGATCGTCGGGAGAACAGACCAGGGAATCCGTCAAGTACTCTAAAAACTCGATTTAGCAGGAAGAATGATGACATGAGCCATCGAGCTCTCCCAGTACAATTTACGATACGAACCCCGACATGCGATTAAGGCACAAGCAATGGCAGAGTTCCTGGTGGAAGTAATAAGGGACCCGACCGAAGAAGCGGGCATATGATGGAAGCTCCATGTAgacggggcctccaaccaaacATCGGGGGTGCCAGCATCATTTTAGAAAGCCCAGCTGGGGTCGTATACGAGCAATCGACCAAGTTTGAGTTCCCTGTGttgaacaaccaagcagaatacgagtCCCTCTTGGGAGGCCTAACCCTAGATCGGGAAGTCGGGGCGATGAGGCTGGAGGTGTGTAGCAACTCACAGGTCGTTACCTCACAAGTAAATGGAGgctaccaagccagagactcATTGTTGCAAAAGTACTTGGAGAAGGTTAGAGAGTTGAGCAAGCAGTTCGAGGAATTCACGATCCAACAAGTTCCGagggaaaggaacacacgggcaaaCCTCCTATCTAAGCTAGCAAGCACGAAACCGGGAGTTGGCAACTGATCTTTCATCCAAGGCATGGTAAAGGAACCAGCAGTTGCCCTCCACTTGACAAAGTTAGGCCCCTCTTGGTTGGACCCCATCATTAATTTCCTGGAAAACGGCAGACTCCCTGACGATGAGAAGGCAGCTAAAGCGCTGAGAAGGGAGGCAGCCAAATATGCGAACATACAGGGATAACTATTTAAAAAGGGACTCAGCCAACCCCTATTGAAGTACCTGCATCCCGACCAGATAGACTATGTACTCAGAGAAGTCCACGAGGGGTACTGCGGTCACCATATCaggggcaaagccctagcgagAAAGCTCATCCGAGCTGGATACTACTGGCCATCGATGATGGAAGATTCCAAAGAATTCGTGAGGAAATGCGTCAAGTGTCAAGAGAACGCTAACTTCTACAGAGCACCAGCTTCCGAACTAAGTCTACTGATGTCCTCCCGATCTTTcgcacaatggggagtcgacctcttgggaCCTTTCCCGGTTGgtccggggcaagtcaaatatctcatagttgccatcgactactacaccaaatggatagaggccgaaCGACTGGCTagcatatcctcatccaattatagaaagttcatgtggaggcaggtgataacccgaTTCGGCATCCCGGAAGTCGTCATCTTAGACAACGGGATGCAATTCATTGACAAGAAGTTCATAGAATTCCTCACTGGTCTGGGTATAAAACAGAAATTCTCTTCGGTagagtgatgagtggataatttatacgctttttagcattgttttatgtagtttttagtatgttttagttagtttttagtatatttttattagtttttaggcaaaattcatatttctggactttactataagtttgtgtgtttttctgtgattttagatattttctggctgaaattgagggatctgagcaaaaatctgattcaggctgaaaaaggactgctgatggtattggattctgacctccctgtactcgaaatggattttctggagctatagaagtccaattggaattctcttaattgcgttggaaagtagacattcagggcgttccagaaatatataatagtctatactttgcttgaagataaatgacataagctggcgtttaacaccagttccatgttccattctggcgttaaacgccagaaacaggttacaagttggagttaaacgcccaaaacaggttacaacttggcgtttaactctagaaacagcccaggcacgtgaaaagctcaagtctcagccccatcacacaccaagtgggccccagaagtggatttttgcactatctatctcagtttactcattttctgtaaacctaggttactagtttagtatttaaacaacttttaaagatttattttgtacctcatgatattttagatctgaaatttgtactctttgacggcatgagtctctaaactccattgttggggtgaggagctctactgtgtctcgatgaattaatgcaagtatttctgttttttattaaaacacgcttgtttctatctaagatattcattcacacttcaatatgatgaatatgatgatccgtgacactcatcaccattctcaacctatgaacgcgtgcctgacaaccacctccgttctacattagattgaatgagtatctcttggattccttaatcagagtcttcgtggtataagctagaatccattggcagcattcttgagaatctggaaagtctaaaccttgtctgtggtattccgagtaggattcagggattgaatgactgtgacgagcttcaaactcacaagggttgggcatagtgacagacgcaaaaggatcaatggatcctattccagcatgagtgagaaccgacagattagccgtgcggtgacagagcacctggaccattttcactgagaggatagatggtagccattgacaacagtgatccaccaacacacagcttgccataggaggaaccttgcgtgtgtgaagaagaagacagggggaaagcagagattcagaagataaagcatctccaaaactccaacatattctccattactgcataacaagtattatttaatccatgctctcttgttcatttgcaagtcaactgataattataattgagatcctgactaagagttacaagataaccatagcttgcttcaagtcaacaatctccgtgggatcgacccttactcacgtaaagtattacttggacaacccagtgcacttgctggttagttgtgcaaagttgtgaagaattgtgatttccaatttcgtgcaccatagagCACccccagacaaatgggcaagtcgAGTCCGCAAATAAGGTCATCTTGTTGGGCCTCAAGAAGTGGCTGGATAACAAAAAAGGTGCATGGGTTGATGAACTCGCTTCGGTCCTTTGGTCTTACCGTACAACCGAGCAGTCATCCACGGGAGAAACCCCCTTTTGcctgatgatgagcggataatttatacgcttttttgcattgtttttagtatatttttagtatgatctagttagtttttagtatatttttattagtttttagttaaaattcacttttctggactttactatgagtttgtgtgtttttctgtgatttcaggtattttctggctgaaattgagggacctgagcaaaaatctgattcagagactgaaaaggactgtagatgctgttagattctgacctccctgcactcgaagtggattttctggagctacagaagcccaattggcgcgctcttaacggcgttggaaagtagacatcctgggctttccaccaatatatgatagtccatactttgcccaagatttgatggcccaaaccggcgttcaaagtcaccctcaggaattccagcgttaaacgccggaactggcacaagaatgggagttaaacgcccaaactggcaccaaagctagagtttaactccaagaggagtctctacacaaaaatgcttcattgctcagcccaagcacacaccaagtgggcccggaagtggatttttatgtcatttactcatctctgtaaaccttaggctactagttttctataagtaggaccttttactattgtattttcatctttggatctttggattgttttagatcctttgatcatctttggacacctagttcttagatcattgggaggctggccattcggccatgcctagaccttgttcttatgtattttcaacggtggagtttctacacaccatagattaaggtgtggagctctgctgtacctcgagtattaatacaattactattgttcttctattcaattccgcttgttcttgttctaagatatcacttgttcttcaacttgatgaatgtgatgatccgtgacactcatcatcattctcacctatgaacgtgtgactgacaaccacctccgttctaccttcgattgggtgaatatctcttggattcctgatacacgatgcatggttgatcgcctgacaaacgagtgctcgcctgacaaccgagccatccattccgtgagatcagagtcttcgtggtataggcaagaactgatggcggcattcaagagaatccggaaggtctaaccttgtttgtggtattctgagtaggattcaatgattgaatgcctgtgacgtgcttcaaactcctgaaggcggggcgttagtgacagacgcaaaagaatcattggattctattccggcctgatcaagaaccgacagatggatagccgtgccgtgacagggtgcgttgaacatttccactgagaggatgggaggtagccactgacaacggtgaaacccttgcttaagcttgccatggaaaggagtaagaaggattggatgaagacagtaggaaagcagagagagacggaagggacagcatcttcatgcgcttatctgaaattcccaccaatgaattacataagtatctctatctttatctttatgttttattcgtatatcaccatatccatttgagtttgcctgactaagatctacaagatgaccatagcttgcttcataccaacaatctccgtgggatcgacccttactcgcataaggtttattacttggacgacccagtgcacttgctggttagttgtgcgaagttgtgtttatgccatggtattgaacaccacgtttttggggttcattaccggggattatgagagttgtgaaaagtattgttcacaatttcgcgcaccaagtttttggcgccgttgccggggattgttcgagttttcggcaagcttttggtccggtaacatcagtgccaaatttctgatccggcaacagcaccaagtttttggcgccgttgccggggattgtttgaatttggacaactgacggttcatcttgttgcttagattaggtattttttttcggaattcttgaagatgaattctagagtttcatgatgatttgttgaagtctggctggctgtgaagccatgtctaatttcattggaccgaggtttcaacctatcatcacaagagcttgttgatttctatcaatcttgctattggagcagtgatctgctaaggcttggctggccattggccatgtctagtgttttggaccgaagctttctttgaaagcttggctggctgtgaagccatgtctaattcctggaccggagtcttagactaaacattgcatgattcctggaattctcattaagaattttgatacctttatcttctttttccacttaattttcgaaaatccaaaaaaatttcaaaatcataaaaaccaaaaatattgcatgtttcttgtttgagtctagtgtctcatcttaagtttggtgtcaattgcatgcattcattcatgtgtcttaaggatcttcaagtaattcttgatgatttcttactctgatctttgaattctcttgacttgagtgtttatgtgtctcatatgcattctcattagtatCAGTAGTatgcaaactgctaagtttggtgtcttgcgtgCATTGttatttagttgcattttgatttttccttattattaaaaatccaaaaatatttttaatttgtgtcttctcaagtcaataatacagagaattgaagattcagaacatacagcagaggaattacacagaaaaagctgggcgttcaaaacgcccagtgaagaaggacagactggcgtttaaacgccagccagggtatctggttgggcgtttaacgcccaaaagggtatagttttgggcgttaaacgctagaatgcgcaccattctgggcatttaacgccaggatggcacaagagggaagattttgtttttaatgcagattttttttcagttttcaaactttttcaaaatcaatttctttctattttcaaagatacttgctatcaattaatgatttgattcaacatttcaagtatgttgccttttctgttgagaaaggtttaatgtttgaatcatatcttttcctgttagccaagttattaatttttaaaatcaaatctttttaaaaatgtttttcaaatcatattttctcaatcacatctttttaaaactaatcatatcttcttaaccacatctttttcaaaatagttttcaatcaaatctttttgatttctaatttcaaaatctttttcaaaaatcacttggtttcttttccactttcattttcgaaaatcaattagtgtttttcaaaaaatgttttcaaaatcttttacttaattttcgaaaatgacttcccttcttcccacatccttctatttatggactaacactattccttaatgcaaaattcgaactccatcttctttgataagtttgaattttctacttctgccttctatttttcttttcctctgacacctaaaggaatctctatactgtgacatagaggattccacattttcttgttcccttctctttcttatgagcaggagcaaggacaaaagcattcttgttgaggctgatcctgaacctgaaaggaccttgaagagaaagctaagagaagccaaagcacaactctctgtagaggacctaacagaaatcttcaaagaagaagaacctatggcagccgaaaacaacaacaatgccaacaatgcaaggaaggtgctgggtgactttactgcacctactcccgacttttatgggagaagcatctctatccctgccattggagcaaacaactttgagcttaagcctcaattagtttctctaatgcaacagaattgcaagttccatggacttccattggaagatcctcatcagtttttagctgaattcttacaaatctgtgacactgtcaagactaatggggttgaccctgaggtctacagacttatgctattcccttttgctgtaagagacagagctaggacatggttggactcacaacctaaagaaagcctggactcttgggaaaagctagtcaatgccttcttggcaaagttctttccacctcaaaaattgagtaagcttagagtggaagtccaaaccttcagacagaaggaaggagaatccctctatgaagcttgggaaagatacaaacaattaatcagaaagtgtccttctgatatgctttctgaatggagcatcataggtattttctatgatggtctctctgaactatccaaaatgtctttggatagctctactggaggatctcttcatctgaagaagatgcctacagaagctcaagagctgattgaaatggttgcaaataaccaattcatgtacacttctgaaaggaatcctgtgaacaatgggactagtcagaagaaaggagttcttgagattgacactctgaatgccatattggctcagaacaaaatattgactcaacaagtcaatatgatttctcaaagtctgtctggaatgcaaaatgcaccaagcagtactaaggaagcttcatctgaggaagaagcttatgatcctgagaacccttcaatggaagaggtgaattacatgggagaaccctatggaaacacctataatccttcatggagaaatcatccaaatctttcatggaaggatcaacagagacctcaacaaggtttcaacaacaataatggtggaagaaataggtttagcaatagcaatccttttccatcatcttctcagcaacagacagagagttctaagcagaatacctctgatttagcaaccatggtctctgatctaatcaaaaccactcaaagtttcatgactgaaacaaggtcctccattagaaacttggaggcacaagtgggtcagctgagcaagaaagttactgaactccctcctagtactcttccaagcaatacagaagaaaatccaaaaggagagtgcaaggccatcagcatggccgaatttggagaggaggaagaggcagtgaacgccactgaggaagacctcaatagacgtccactggcctccaatgagttccccaatgaggaaccatgggaatctgaggctcaaaatgagaccatagagattccattggacttacttctgccattcatgagctctgatgagtattcttcctctgaagaggatgagtatgtcattgaggagcaagttgctaaataccttggagcaatcatgaagctaaatgacaagttatttgcaaatgagacttgggaggatgaaccccctttgctcaccaaagaactggatgacttgtctaggcagaaattacctcaaaagagacaagatcctgggaagttttcaataccttgtaccataggcaccatgaccttcaagaaggccttgtgtgacctagggtcaagtgtaaacctcatgcctctctctgtaatggagaagctagggatctttgaggtgcaagctgccaaaatctcactagagatgacagacaactcaagaaaacaagcttatggacttgtagaggatgttttggtaaaagttgaagaccattacatccctgctgatttcatagtcctagagactgggaagtgcatggatgaatccatcatccttggcagacccttcttagccacagcaaaggctgtgattgatgttgatagaggagagttgatcattcaagtgaatgaagaatccttggtgtttaaggctcaaggatatccctctgtcatcatggagaggaagcatgaagagctcctctcaaaacagagccaaacagagcctccacagtcaaactctaagtttggtgttgggaggccacaaccaaactctaagtttggtgttgaacccccacattcaaactctaagtttggtgttgggaggttccaacatggctctgagcatttctgaggctccatgagagcccactgtcaagctattgacattaaagaagcgcttgttgggaggcaacccaatgttatattttatctatttccctttgttattttattttttttgtaggttgatgatcatgagaagtcacaaaaacaattgaaaaagcaaaaacagaatgaaaagcagaaagaaatacagcacaccctggaggagagcgtgctggcgtttaaacgccagtaaggctagctgttgggcgtttaacgcccagtctggcaccattctggacgtttaacgccagaaaggggcaccagactggcgttaaacgccagaaaagggcaagaagctggcgttaaacgccagaaatgggcaccagcccggcgtttaacgccagaaatggctaaaaacgcattattgcatgccatttggtgcagggatgacttttccttgacacctcaggatctgtggaccccacaggatccccacctaccccaccactctctctcttcttcacccattca contains:
- the LOC112701313 gene encoding uncharacterized protein; the protein is MGATLFHRSILKVRLPKHFDRPTDIRYDGTQDPQEHLTTFEARMNLEGVGDEVRCRTFPVTLAGPTIRWSNSLPQGSVAGFSDISHAFLAQFTTRIAKAKHPINLLGMTQRTGELTRKYLDRFNDECLEIEGLTNSVASLCLTNGLLNKDFRKHLTTKLVWTMQEIQTVAREYINDEKPRPLKDRTGGNKSLYCDYHKGYEHKTQDCFDLKDAPEQAIRAGKLAKFSHLIREPRRRNCDHNGEDKTRTVKQRQEPEDNYHGLTMGNVVTARNTAPRSRSTHKKDAKVLAVSSSSARSSKRLPSISFGSEDQWFDEVLESPPMVITTRVGTDLVKRILVDTGADSNIMFRNVLDALGLWDADLTTH